The following coding sequences lie in one Bacteroides helcogenes P 36-108 genomic window:
- a CDS encoding FimB/Mfa2 family fimbrial subunit: protein MTIFFQKTSSAIPARLCLLFALILLHVSCVRENTEDCVQYAIKVKVVDVEGNNLVTSEVLQKTDVYLFGKRGFIRMIPVGISTDYLFGHGKSEKLTLVAWGNAKADTLITPEIAVGTSLKEAKLTVKQYADRTHLPMTDLFYDHKELDGTTHKVDDASAVQTRSMREESITLTMERVAAGVSIHTHNLAECYPYGKNELEGGGRRCLMLRGSGSEINFAGEVREEAQYSPSVITDKAGNLHTQSFRIIPGNGHIEIDIYAANGRKLCTVTEDNNFKPLYAPPGRQTNIDIDFRNIHPSVKITVLPWGDVRQDIEM, encoded by the coding sequence ATGACTATATTTTTCCAAAAAACATCGTCCGCCATTCCCGCACGGCTTTGCCTGCTGTTCGCGCTTATCCTTCTGCATGTCTCTTGCGTGCGTGAGAACACAGAAGACTGCGTGCAGTACGCCATCAAGGTAAAGGTAGTGGACGTTGAAGGGAACAACCTTGTTACAAGTGAAGTGTTGCAAAAAACGGACGTCTATCTGTTCGGTAAAAGAGGCTTCATACGCATGATCCCCGTCGGGATATCTACGGACTATCTATTCGGGCACGGGAAAAGCGAAAAGCTCACGCTCGTGGCGTGGGGTAATGCCAAGGCCGACACTCTGATAACACCGGAAATAGCCGTAGGCACTTCACTAAAGGAGGCAAAGCTGACTGTGAAACAATATGCCGACAGAACGCACCTGCCCATGACCGACCTCTTCTATGACCACAAAGAGCTGGACGGAACCACCCATAAAGTGGATGACGCCTCTGCTGTCCAGACACGCAGCATGCGGGAGGAAAGTATTACTCTAACCATGGAACGCGTGGCGGCTGGCGTAAGCATACACACACACAATCTGGCCGAATGCTATCCGTACGGAAAAAATGAACTGGAGGGAGGTGGGAGGCGGTGTCTTATGCTGCGCGGTTCCGGAAGCGAGATAAACTTTGCCGGAGAAGTGCGGGAGGAAGCCCAATATTCGCCTTCCGTCATTACTGACAAGGCCGGAAACCTGCATACCCAGTCCTTTCGCATCATTCCAGGCAATGGACACATCGAGATAGACATTTATGCAGCCAACGGGCGGAAGCTGTGCACCGTGACCGAGGACAACAACTTCAAGCCACTATATGCCCCTCCGGGCAGGCAGACGAACATAGACATTGACTTCCGCAATATCCATCCCTCGGTAAAAATAACAGTGTTACCGTGGGGAGATGTTCGGCAAGACATCGAAATGTAG
- a CDS encoding DUF4906 domain-containing protein: MPTFLKIMLLSASASLISCMQEYDVPEEPYEEKPAILRLHVENRNQTDAATRTMNENVINDLHILIYNSNGELIGQKYTTGSTATVNTRSTTGCTIYAIANTGNSDLFNHYDIHSENYLKKLTRSISSWNELTEGNTLPMTGSKTNVTIAAGTSTLSGGLTVTRMTAKVTLNVTVAPGFGITIDNYRIYGIPRKAYYVLRPLDTETSTSDTQTSRAGDAVRPAIPVDWTNSGVLTPSSATNTRITFHMFENRPGINSSITDQKDKGKAKVPGIPADSAAYVVINGKALGYKKLSWKIYLGATNTANFNIKRNCAYTYNIVLKPTTTDTRVIYEKSGTVWAGSNIYWDGSKLTFDETVSGNSDLKQGVFFKWGSLIGIITTGDISCFIPTYNATSPTSSTWTLKTYNYDNIYCFKDENLASTNDRGNTYLNDNARNTDAFYQAYKGDICKYLSKTGAVAGNWRMPTSKEFGEGNQYTHSGNFNNAPPTNNEGTALITSSYWTYISDGSIVRFPASGYRGIYSGNLKLPGPEGFYWSSSTGIINAWRMDFLQPSIGGVFARCYYRHDAFVVRCVWDY; encoded by the coding sequence ATGCCAACTTTTTTAAAAATTATGCTGTTATCAGCATCCGCTTCTTTAATTTCCTGTATGCAAGAGTATGATGTGCCTGAAGAGCCCTATGAGGAGAAACCAGCCATCTTACGTTTGCATGTAGAAAACAGAAATCAGACGGATGCCGCAACACGCACCATGAATGAGAATGTCATTAATGACCTGCATATTCTTATATACAACAGCAACGGCGAACTGATCGGACAAAAATATACCACGGGAAGCACTGCTACGGTGAATACCCGCAGCACCACTGGCTGCACCATATATGCCATAGCCAATACGGGAAACTCCGACCTATTCAACCACTATGACATCCATTCGGAGAACTACCTGAAAAAACTGACCCGTTCAATATCTTCGTGGAATGAGCTGACGGAGGGAAACACTCTGCCCATGACGGGAAGCAAGACAAACGTGACGATTGCCGCAGGAACAAGCACTCTGTCCGGTGGACTGACGGTGACCCGCATGACGGCAAAAGTGACACTGAATGTGACTGTTGCACCCGGCTTCGGAATCACCATCGACAATTACCGCATTTACGGGATTCCCCGGAAAGCGTACTACGTTCTGCGTCCTCTGGACACTGAAACAAGCACTTCGGATACACAAACCAGCCGTGCGGGTGATGCCGTAAGGCCTGCCATCCCTGTGGACTGGACAAATAGTGGGGTTCTTACCCCATCTTCCGCCACAAACACAAGAATCACATTCCACATGTTCGAGAACCGGCCGGGGATAAATTCTTCCATTACCGACCAGAAAGACAAGGGAAAGGCAAAGGTTCCCGGAATCCCAGCCGATTCCGCCGCCTACGTGGTGATCAACGGCAAAGCACTCGGTTACAAAAAATTGTCTTGGAAAATATACCTCGGCGCCACCAACACCGCCAACTTCAACATCAAGCGCAACTGTGCCTACACTTACAATATAGTACTGAAGCCCACCACCACCGACACGCGAGTAATATACGAAAAAAGCGGTACGGTATGGGCAGGCAGTAATATCTATTGGGATGGCAGCAAGCTGACGTTCGACGAAACAGTGTCCGGGAACTCGGACCTGAAGCAAGGGGTATTCTTCAAATGGGGATCACTGATTGGCATAATAACGACAGGCGATATTTCATGCTTTATCCCCACCTACAACGCCACTTCTCCCACAAGCAGTACATGGACCCTAAAGACATACAACTACGATAACATCTATTGCTTTAAGGACGAAAATTTGGCCAGCACTAATGACCGAGGAAATACCTATCTTAACGACAATGCCCGCAACACCGATGCCTTTTATCAGGCCTACAAGGGAGACATTTGTAAGTATCTGAGCAAGACCGGTGCTGTGGCGGGCAATTGGCGCATGCCCACCTCGAAAGAATTCGGAGAGGGTAACCAATATACCCACAGTGGAAATTTCAATAACGCTCCTCCTACAAACAACGAAGGAACCGCCTTGATAACAAGTAGTTATTGGACTTACATTTCCGATGGCAGTATTGTACGCTTTCCCGCGTCTGGCTATCGGGGTATTTATAGTGGAAATTTGAAGCTCCCCGGCCCAGAAGGCTTCTATTGGAGCAGTAGCACGGGGATTATTAACGCATGGCGCATGGACTTTCTTCAACCGTCAATCGGCGGTGTGTTCGCTCGCTGCTATTATCGGCATGACGCATTCGTGGTGCGGTGTGTATGGGATTATTAG
- a CDS encoding MATE family efflux transporter, protein MIQQESLKKQLTKLAAPIFIETLLIMMLGAVDTIMLSRHSDNSVAAVGVVNQIVMLTFLVFEVINLGTSVLCSQYLGARLHKKVVQVVGVSIIVNMVIGAIVSLFLFSCARPILHLMGLTPELMKDGMDYMRIVGAFAFFQALSLTLSASLRSANKAIYPMLVTVVVNILNIIGNYSLIFGRFGFPELGVEGAAISTAFSRGISMIILFIILFRKHIHRFPLAYFRPFPWMELKNLMKVGLPSAGEQLSYSSSQVVITFFINMLGVEALATRTYCVNIIMFAYLFSISMAQGGAICIGHLIGEKKPHAAFLMGKYVMKKSVMITLLLSCIIAAFGNSLFGWLTSNPEIIRMGTTILIIDVLLEIGRPINIFATNALRAAGDVNYPFYVGLIVMWSIAVGLGYLFGIPFGWGICGMWIAFLLDENIRGFIFVRRWNSMKWANKSFVPQS, encoded by the coding sequence ATGATACAACAAGAAAGCTTAAAAAAACAGCTTACCAAGCTCGCTGCTCCTATTTTTATTGAAACTCTGCTCATCATGATGCTCGGTGCTGTAGATACCATCATGCTCAGCCGTCACTCAGACAACAGTGTTGCTGCTGTAGGGGTAGTCAACCAGATTGTCATGCTGACATTTCTTGTTTTCGAAGTCATCAATCTTGGAACATCCGTTCTTTGTTCTCAATACCTCGGCGCCAGACTACACAAAAAAGTGGTACAGGTGGTAGGTGTATCCATAATCGTAAATATGGTGATAGGTGCTATCGTAAGTCTTTTCCTGTTTTCTTGTGCCCGCCCCATTCTTCATCTTATGGGATTGACTCCCGAACTAATGAAGGACGGAATGGACTATATGCGCATTGTAGGAGCTTTTGCATTCTTTCAAGCATTGTCGCTCACGCTTTCTGCCTCATTGCGCAGTGCCAACAAAGCTATCTATCCTATGCTGGTGACAGTAGTAGTCAATATACTCAATATCATTGGCAACTACTCATTGATTTTCGGACGTTTCGGTTTCCCTGAACTGGGGGTTGAAGGCGCTGCCATCTCTACCGCATTCAGCCGTGGCATATCTATGATCATATTATTCATTATTTTATTTCGCAAGCACATTCACCGTTTTCCTTTGGCATATTTTCGCCCATTCCCGTGGATGGAACTGAAAAACCTGATGAAAGTAGGACTTCCTTCTGCCGGAGAACAATTGTCATATAGCTCTTCACAAGTAGTCATCACTTTTTTCATCAATATGTTAGGAGTAGAAGCACTTGCCACACGTACCTATTGCGTCAATATTATTATGTTTGCCTATCTGTTTAGCATCTCTATGGCACAGGGAGGCGCCATTTGCATCGGCCATCTCATCGGCGAGAAAAAACCTCACGCCGCTTTTCTGATGGGTAAGTATGTCATGAAGAAGTCAGTAATGATCACCCTCCTGCTCTCTTGCATTATTGCCGCTTTCGGGAACAGTCTTTTCGGCTGGCTTACTTCCAATCCCGAAATCATCCGCATGGGAACCACTATACTGATAATAGATGTGCTTCTGGAAATCGGCCGTCCCATCAATATTTTCGCGACAAATGCCCTTCGTGCAGCAGGCGATGTCAATTATCCCTTCTATGTAGGTCTGATAGTGATGTGGAGCATTGCTGTGGGCTTGGGCTATCTTTTCGGCATTCCCTTCGGCTGGGGCATTTGCGGCATGTGGATAGCCTTCCTACTGGACGAAAACATACGTGGATTCATTTTTGTCCGTCGTTGGAACAGCATGAAATGGGCAAACAAGAGTTTCGTGCCACAATCTTAG
- a CDS encoding AMP-binding protein, with translation MMNFHTDIEQQSILIEGIRYSGREIREKGSDIFTGGTDFKRELFTFLSEWFDAGDTMLVHTSGSTGQPKELRVKKEHMMASACLTCSFLELQEGDTALLCMPLKYIAGKMVVVRALVAGLDLLPVTPSGHPLGATGAVPVFAAMIPMQVYNSLQVPGEKKKLCRIKHLIIGGGAIDVRFAGELKELPNAVWSTYGMTETLSHIALRRLNGPMASDWYTPLKEVDIRLSREGTLVIHAPRVCSDELTTNDIAEIDVCNRFRILGRRDNTINSGGVKIQAEQVENALLQHILPPFLVTSVPDEKFGEMVVLLVEGQIPTDIEIVYERVLPAYWRPKRTISVPRIPLTGTGKPDRATAKIVARNSCLPISCCSNDGQK, from the coding sequence ATGATGAACTTTCATACAGATATAGAACAGCAGTCCATTCTGATAGAGGGCATTCGTTACTCCGGGAGGGAAATCCGGGAGAAAGGGTCGGATATTTTTACGGGGGGAACGGACTTCAAACGAGAGCTTTTTACTTTTTTGTCCGAATGGTTTGATGCCGGGGATACAATGCTTGTCCATACTTCGGGATCTACCGGCCAGCCCAAGGAGTTGCGGGTAAAAAAAGAGCATATGATGGCAAGTGCTTGCCTCACCTGTTCTTTTTTGGAATTGCAAGAGGGAGATACGGCCCTTCTCTGTATGCCTTTGAAATACATTGCGGGGAAGATGGTAGTGGTGCGCGCTTTGGTAGCAGGATTGGACCTGCTGCCTGTCACCCCTTCAGGACATCCGTTGGGAGCGACGGGTGCAGTTCCTGTCTTTGCAGCTATGATTCCGATGCAGGTTTATAATTCTCTGCAAGTGCCCGGAGAGAAAAAAAAGTTGTGCCGGATAAAGCATCTTATTATCGGTGGAGGTGCTATTGATGTCCGGTTTGCCGGAGAATTGAAAGAACTGCCTAATGCTGTTTGGTCCACTTACGGCATGACGGAGACTTTGTCGCATATTGCTCTGCGCAGGCTGAACGGACCTATGGCTTCCGATTGGTACACTCCGCTTAAAGAGGTGGACATCCGGTTAAGCAGAGAAGGTACGCTCGTTATACATGCCCCTCGTGTGTGCAGTGACGAACTGACTACAAATGATATTGCCGAAATTGATGTTTGTAATCGGTTTCGTATTCTGGGCAGAAGGGACAATACCATCAACAGTGGTGGAGTTAAAATACAGGCAGAACAAGTGGAGAACGCTTTATTGCAGCACATACTTCCGCCATTTCTGGTTACTTCTGTTCCAGACGAGAAGTTCGGGGAAATGGTGGTGCTGCTGGTAGAAGGACAGATTCCTACTGATATCGAGATTGTTTATGAACGGGTATTGCCGGCCTACTGGCGTCCTAAGCGTACGATTTCCGTGCCACGAATACCGCTTACCGGAACAGGCAAACCGGACAGGGCAACCGCTAAGATTGTGGCACGAAACTCTTGTTTGCCCATTTCATGCTGTTCCAACGACGGACAAAAATGA
- a CDS encoding o-succinylbenzoate synthase, which produces MYHIETIRRQLHFRQPAGTSRGVYITRNVWYILLTDTENNAYGVGECAPLPALSCDDVPEYEAVLKNACKRLEERGMIDRKALLSYPSILFGLETALQHLYARSLQLWHTPFSEGKEGIPINGLIWMGNFEDMYLRIEEKIQQGFRCIKLKIGAIDFEKELELLAYIRRHFTPRQIVLRVDANGAFSPVEALEKLHRLSEFDLHSIEQPIRAGQWQEMAKLCASSSLPIALDEELIGVNKRERKIELLETICPQYIVLKPSLHGGISGSEEWMELATERGIGFWVTSALESNIGLNAIAQWCATMHPSVPQGLGTGLLFTDNIYCPLHVNGDCLWYHPEEKEPDILNWLR; this is translated from the coding sequence ATGTATCATATAGAGACGATAAGAAGACAATTGCACTTCAGGCAACCGGCCGGCACATCACGCGGAGTATATATCACACGTAATGTATGGTACATACTTCTTACTGATACAGAGAATAATGCTTATGGCGTGGGCGAGTGTGCCCCATTGCCTGCTTTAAGCTGTGATGATGTGCCCGAATATGAGGCTGTTCTGAAGAATGCCTGCAAGCGTCTGGAGGAAAGAGGGATGATAGACCGGAAAGCACTTCTGTCTTATCCTTCCATCTTATTTGGACTGGAAACTGCGCTACAACATCTTTATGCCCGCAGCCTGCAACTATGGCATACCCCTTTCAGTGAGGGGAAAGAAGGCATTCCTATCAATGGCCTTATTTGGATGGGAAATTTTGAAGACATGTATCTCCGCATCGAAGAGAAGATACAACAAGGATTCCGTTGTATCAAACTCAAGATCGGAGCTATCGACTTTGAAAAAGAATTGGAATTGTTGGCGTATATACGCAGACATTTTACTCCCCGGCAGATAGTCTTGCGTGTGGATGCCAACGGGGCTTTTTCTCCGGTGGAGGCTCTTGAAAAGTTGCACCGTCTTTCTGAATTCGACCTTCATTCTATCGAACAGCCCATTCGTGCCGGTCAGTGGCAGGAGATGGCGAAACTTTGTGCTTCTTCATCTCTTCCCATAGCTTTGGATGAAGAACTGATAGGAGTCAACAAACGGGAACGGAAGATAGAACTTCTGGAGACAATCTGTCCTCAGTATATCGTTCTGAAGCCTTCTTTGCATGGAGGCATCAGCGGCTCGGAAGAATGGATGGAACTGGCTACCGAAAGAGGTATTGGTTTCTGGGTAACATCGGCACTGGAGTCAAATATCGGACTGAATGCCATTGCACAATGGTGCGCTACCATGCATCCCTCTGTGCCCCAAGGATTGGGAACTGGATTGCTGTTTACAGATAATATATACTGTCCACTTCATGTCAATGGTGATTGTCTCTGGTATCATCCCGAAGAGAAAGAACCTGATATCTTGAATTGGTTGCGATGA
- the menB gene encoding 1,4-dihydroxy-2-naphthoyl-CoA synthase, producing MKTREWTTIKVYQDILFDFYNGIAKITINRPRYRNAFTPTTTSEISDALYYCRECPDVNVVVLTGAGDKAFCSGGDMHVKGHGGYIGTDGVPRLNVLDVQKQIRSLPKPVIAMVNGYAIGGGHVLHVVCDLTIASENAIFGQTGPKVGSFDAGFGSSYLARIVGQKKAREIWFLCRQYSAQEALDMGLINTVVPFDSLEDETVEWAEKMMEHSPLALRMIKAGLNAELDGQAGIQELAGDATMLYYMTDEAQEGGKAFLEKRKPRFKDYPKFP from the coding sequence ATGAAGACAAGAGAATGGACAACGATTAAAGTGTACCAGGATATACTTTTTGATTTTTATAATGGAATAGCGAAAATCACAATCAACCGTCCGCGTTACCGCAATGCTTTTACGCCAACCACTACTTCGGAAATCAGTGATGCACTGTATTATTGCCGTGAGTGTCCGGATGTTAATGTTGTGGTGCTGACCGGAGCCGGAGACAAGGCATTCTGCAGTGGCGGGGATATGCATGTGAAAGGGCATGGAGGCTATATCGGTACGGATGGTGTGCCGCGTCTGAATGTATTGGATGTGCAGAAACAGATTCGTTCATTGCCGAAACCTGTTATCGCTATGGTGAATGGCTATGCCATCGGTGGAGGACATGTGCTGCATGTGGTCTGTGATCTGACGATTGCTTCCGAAAACGCTATTTTCGGACAGACAGGTCCCAAAGTGGGAAGTTTTGATGCCGGATTCGGATCTTCTTATCTGGCACGCATTGTGGGTCAGAAAAAGGCACGTGAAATTTGGTTCCTTTGCCGGCAGTATTCTGCACAGGAGGCGTTGGATATGGGGCTGATAAATACGGTTGTTCCTTTTGACAGTTTGGAAGATGAAACAGTGGAATGGGCAGAGAAAATGATGGAACACAGCCCTCTTGCCCTTCGTATGATTAAGGCTGGATTAAATGCAGAATTGGACGGGCAAGCGGGAATACAGGAACTTGCCGGAGATGCGACGATGCTCTATTATATGACGGACGAGGCACAGGAAGGTGGAAAAGCTTTTCTGGAAAAACGTAAGCCGAGATTTAAGGATTATCCCAAATTTCCGTAA
- the menD gene encoding 2-succinyl-5-enolpyruvyl-6-hydroxy-3-cyclohexene-1-carboxylic-acid synthase produces MYSNKKNILQLAALLRAHGVRKIVLCPGSRNAAIVHTLVNMEDFNCYPVTDERSAGFFAIGLSLQGGVPVAICCTSGSALLNLHPAVAEAFYQQVPLIVISADRPAAWIGQMDGQTLPQPGVFGSLVRASVNLPEIQTEEDEWFCNRLINEAILEATHHGRGPVHINVPVSEPIYRFTAKVLPEVRVITRYQGLSVYDRDYKELIERLNKYNKRMVVVGQMNLIYLFEKKYVKPLYKHFAWLAEHLGNQTVPGIPIKNFDAAIYSMTSERQNELSPEILITYGGHVVSKQLKKYLRNHPPREHWHIAADGKIADLYGCLTTVIEMDPFEFLEKIAFLLENRPISYPLMWENYCKTIPEPELPYSEISVIGELIRSLPSPSALHLANSSTVRYAQLFAISPDVEICCNRGVNGIEGSLSTAIGYATASERLNFIVIGDLSFFYDMNALWNKNYGANVRILLLNNEGGEIFHTLPGMDESARSREFIIAEHHTTAKGWAEERGFIYMKVTGEDKLEEAMTQFAASEALPKPILMEVFTDKEKDTVLLKEYYHGLKNKE; encoded by the coding sequence ATGTATTCAAACAAGAAGAATATACTCCAATTGGCGGCTTTGCTTAGAGCGCACGGGGTACGGAAAATAGTGCTTTGTCCCGGTAGCCGTAACGCAGCTATTGTGCATACACTGGTCAACATGGAGGATTTTAACTGTTATCCGGTGACCGATGAACGGAGTGCTGGCTTTTTCGCTATCGGATTGTCGTTGCAAGGCGGAGTGCCGGTTGCGATCTGTTGCACTTCCGGATCGGCGTTGCTGAACCTGCATCCTGCCGTGGCGGAAGCGTTCTATCAGCAAGTTCCGTTGATCGTGATTTCTGCCGATCGTCCGGCAGCATGGATCGGGCAGATGGACGGACAGACTTTACCGCAACCCGGTGTATTTGGTTCGCTGGTTAGGGCATCGGTCAATTTGCCCGAAATACAGACAGAAGAGGATGAGTGGTTCTGCAACCGGCTTATAAATGAAGCGATATTGGAAGCGACGCATCATGGCAGAGGGCCGGTACATATCAATGTGCCTGTTTCCGAACCCATCTACCGGTTTACGGCAAAAGTGTTGCCGGAGGTACGTGTCATTACCCGTTATCAGGGCTTGAGTGTTTATGACCGCGATTATAAGGAGTTGATAGAACGTCTGAACAAATACAACAAGCGTATGGTTGTGGTAGGACAGATGAACCTGATTTATCTGTTTGAAAAGAAATATGTGAAGCCGCTTTACAAACATTTCGCCTGGCTGGCAGAACATTTGGGCAATCAGACTGTGCCCGGTATTCCGATCAAGAATTTTGATGCTGCTATCTATTCTATGACGTCTGAACGGCAGAATGAACTGTCGCCCGAAATTTTGATTACTTATGGAGGGCACGTTGTATCCAAGCAGTTGAAGAAATACTTGCGCAACCATCCACCCCGTGAGCACTGGCACATTGCCGCCGATGGAAAAATAGCAGATTTATATGGTTGCCTGACCACTGTCATTGAGATGGATCCTTTTGAGTTTTTAGAAAAGATTGCTTTTCTGTTGGAAAACAGGCCGATCAGTTATCCATTGATGTGGGAAAATTATTGTAAGACTATTCCGGAGCCGGAACTTCCCTATTCGGAGATCTCTGTAATCGGAGAGCTCATCCGGTCGTTGCCGTCTCCGTCAGCCTTGCATTTGGCAAACAGTTCGACGGTACGCTACGCACAGTTGTTTGCCATCTCGCCGGATGTGGAAATTTGCTGCAATCGTGGAGTGAATGGTATAGAAGGATCGCTTTCTACGGCTATTGGTTATGCTACCGCTTCGGAAAGATTGAACTTTATTGTCATTGGTGATTTGAGTTTCTTTTATGATATGAATGCCCTTTGGAATAAAAATTACGGTGCTAATGTTCGCATTTTGCTGCTGAATAACGAAGGTGGAGAGATCTTTCATACATTACCGGGTATGGATGAGTCGGCACGCTCTCGCGAATTTATTATTGCAGAGCATCATACCACTGCCAAGGGATGGGCTGAGGAACGTGGGTTTATCTATATGAAAGTGACGGGAGAAGACAAATTAGAGGAGGCGATGACACAGTTTGCTGCTTCCGAGGCATTGCCGAAGCCCATACTTATGGAAGTATTTACGGACAAAGAGAAAGATACGGTACTGCTGAAAGAATATTATCACGGATTGAAAAACAAAGAATAA
- a CDS encoding isochorismate synthase, which yields MNLPDRYIQDLVDCLTRSGFGFALYRLPWTDECYFIAQLSGEVEQMADIHNLNGKKGFVMAPFQRSEKHPLVVIRPDITACGWSEIREALFLMDCKAAVQTCCDVRDGTCPSEVKTVEKKQYTKAFEHFITPLREKCFQKLVLSRSAMKHISADFSPLGTFVHACNSYPRMMIYLCHTPKSGTWMGSTPEILLSGYGKRWHTVALAGTMPVKDEVMPMEWNRKNREEQSYVADYVRQIVLKFGDEVTEEGPYTARAGQLVHLKTDFHFLLNDIHQLGDLLQELHPTPAVCGLPKEDAFRFILKNEGYDRSYYSGFIGWLDPEGHTDLYVNLRCMEIISNAAVLYAGGGILPLSEVESEWEETGEKMKTMSNILSI from the coding sequence ATGAATCTACCTGATAGATATATACAAGATTTAGTAGATTGCCTGACTCGCAGCGGTTTCGGTTTTGCCTTGTACCGCTTGCCGTGGACTGATGAATGTTATTTTATAGCGCAGCTATCGGGTGAAGTGGAGCAGATGGCGGATATTCATAATTTAAATGGAAAGAAAGGATTTGTCATGGCTCCTTTCCAACGGTCAGAGAAGCATCCTTTGGTGGTGATTCGCCCGGACATCACTGCTTGTGGGTGGAGTGAAATCAGGGAAGCGCTTTTCTTGATGGATTGTAAGGCTGCTGTACAGACTTGCTGCGATGTACGCGACGGAACATGTCCTTCGGAAGTGAAAACTGTTGAAAAAAAGCAATATACAAAGGCTTTTGAACATTTTATCACTCCTTTGAGGGAAAAATGTTTTCAGAAGCTTGTTCTGTCACGTTCGGCAATGAAACATATTAGTGCTGATTTCTCACCATTGGGCACATTTGTCCATGCCTGCAACAGCTATCCGCGCATGATGATTTATTTGTGCCATACTCCCAAGTCGGGTACTTGGATGGGAAGTACACCTGAAATTCTGTTAAGCGGGTATGGAAAGAGATGGCATACAGTGGCCTTGGCGGGCACTATGCCGGTGAAGGATGAGGTGATGCCGATGGAATGGAACAGGAAAAATCGGGAAGAACAAAGCTATGTGGCCGATTATGTTCGTCAGATAGTTTTGAAGTTTGGAGATGAAGTGACTGAAGAAGGACCATATACGGCACGTGCCGGACAATTGGTACATCTTAAAACGGATTTCCATTTTCTACTGAATGATATTCATCAATTGGGAGACTTGTTGCAGGAGTTGCATCCTACTCCTGCTGTGTGTGGCTTGCCAAAGGAGGATGCTTTCCGGTTTATTTTGAAGAATGAGGGCTACGACCGTAGTTATTATTCCGGTTTTATCGGTTGGTTGGATCCGGAGGGGCATACTGATTTATATGTAAACTTGCGCTGTATGGAAATCATTTCTAATGCGGCGGTACTTTATGCAGGAGGTGGAATTCTGCCCTTGTCGGAAGTTGAGTCGGAATGGGAAGAAACAGGGGAGAAAATGAAAACTATGAGTAATATTTTAAGCATTTGA
- a CDS encoding BRO family protein yields MVKALEYTDYRNFLSVISKAKIACENSNQTVQDHFVDVTEKVFIGYNIEKQAHTIFMTPYACYLAVQNSAPSKTIVAQAQTYFAIQTRIAEVKQMQEYEQLNRVHYEVGAKVRQTIKELGGTMPENLPTVFLSDRKPTVRLSLDYYTILMFIHQEKCHYYEFGYIPHYYNDDTKYIFPTDFS; encoded by the coding sequence TTGGTGAAAGCACTGGAATATACTGATTATAGAAATTTTCTTTCCGTAATTTCAAAGGCTAAAATTGCGTGTGAAAATAGTAATCAAACAGTACAAGACCATTTCGTTGATGTCACCGAAAAGGTTTTTATAGGATATAATATTGAAAAACAGGCGCATACGATATTTATGACACCGTATGCTTGTTATTTAGCAGTACAAAATTCAGCCCCATCAAAAACAATTGTCGCACAAGCTCAAACTTACTTCGCAATACAAACAAGAATTGCAGAAGTCAAACAAATGCAAGAGTATGAGCAATTGAACCGTGTACACTATGAAGTAGGCGCAAAAGTGCGACAGACAATAAAAGAGCTTGGAGGAACTATGCCCGAAAATTTGCCGACAGTTTTTTTGTCCGATCGTAAACCAACTGTCAGATTAAGTCTTGACTATTACACAATACTTATGTTTATCCATCAGGAAAAGTGCCATTATTATGAATTCGGTTATATTCCACATTATTACAATGATGACACAAAATATATATTTCCAACGGATTTCTCTTAA